Proteins co-encoded in one Dehalogenimonas sp. WBC-2 genomic window:
- a CDS encoding two component transcriptional regulator, with product MILPELLLLSDSEATILLARINVMAVKILVVDDQVQIRRLVSAILGAEYQVLEATGGEEALQIARQDMPDLVIMDILMPGMDGLTACSQIKNDPVTSKIPVLVLTIIDYDLNRRFAEDLGADGYITKPFTAESLREAVARHLKPTAA from the coding sequence CTGATTTTGCCTGAATTACTCTTGCTTAGTGACAGTGAGGCGACTATACTCTTGGCAAGGATTAATGTGATGGCAGTAAAAATATTAGTTGTTGATGATCAAGTGCAGATACGCCGTTTGGTAAGCGCTATTTTGGGTGCAGAATACCAGGTGTTGGAGGCAACCGGTGGTGAGGAGGCGCTGCAAATAGCCCGTCAGGATATGCCGGATCTGGTAATCATGGACATACTAATGCCTGGTATGGATGGGTTGACCGCCTGTAGCCAGATTAAGAACGACCCGGTGACTTCAAAAATCCCGGTATTAGTATTGACCATAATTGACTACGATCTTAACCGCCGTTTTGCGGAAGACCTCGGCGCGGACGGCTATATAACTAAGCCGTTTACAGCAGAAAGCTTGCGTGAAGCGGTTGCCAGGCATCTCAAACCCACTGCGGCTTGA
- the ligD gene encoding ATP-dependent DNA ligase LigD, translating into MTAVVSIQLKVCYGIVSIPELLWIARNNIYWYIGFMADRISTTLDGHQFEISNTDKVLFPDDGITKGQLIQYYLKIAPVMLPYLQDRPLSFQRFPDGIGGEGFYQKSTPEYYPPWIKRAPLPGEKDTTLYAIADSKAALVYFTQQAVITHHTWLSRTDKPHNPDLIVFDLDPQTNDFNSVRETAFGLRDLLSELGLTSYVKTTGSRGLHIVVPIDRKAEFNQVKTFAHETAVLLENRHPETLTTEVRIAKRGTRIFIDTARNNYAQTAVAPYSVRARRGATVAVPITWEELEDKNLNSASYNIDTLFGLLSIRPDPWRNIYKHAQSLDKAEKLLKKR; encoded by the coding sequence ATGACGGCAGTAGTATCCATCCAACTCAAAGTCTGTTACGGCATAGTTTCAATACCAGAACTTCTCTGGATAGCGCGTAATAATATTTACTGGTATATTGGATTCATGGCTGACAGAATTTCCACCACACTTGATGGTCATCAGTTTGAGATTTCCAATACCGACAAAGTCCTTTTCCCTGATGACGGTATTACCAAGGGGCAGCTTATTCAATACTACCTTAAAATTGCCCCGGTTATGCTGCCGTACCTTCAAGACCGTCCGTTATCGTTCCAGCGCTTTCCAGACGGTATCGGGGGAGAAGGTTTTTACCAAAAATCGACTCCTGAATACTATCCACCATGGATCAAGCGAGCACCACTCCCTGGTGAAAAAGACACCACCCTTTATGCCATCGCCGACTCGAAGGCAGCACTTGTGTACTTCACACAGCAGGCGGTGATAACCCACCATACATGGTTGTCTCGCACTGACAAACCCCATAATCCTGACCTGATTGTCTTTGATCTGGACCCTCAAACCAATGATTTCAATTCTGTAAGAGAGACCGCCTTTGGCTTACGAGATCTACTTTCCGAACTTGGGCTAACGAGTTATGTCAAGACTACCGGATCACGGGGGCTGCACATCGTGGTGCCAATAGACCGGAAAGCGGAATTCAATCAGGTCAAGACCTTCGCCCATGAAACAGCGGTTCTATTAGAAAATCGCCACCCAGAAACCCTCACCACCGAGGTTCGTATTGCCAAACGCGGTACCCGGATATTTATTGACACGGCACGCAATAACTACGCCCAAACGGCGGTAGCTCCCTATTCAGTGCGGGCCAGAAGAGGCGCTACCGTGGCAGTACCGATCACCTGGGAAGAACTGGAAGACAAAAACCTCAATTCAGCCAGCTATAATATTGACACTCTTTTTGGATTGTTATCGATACGGCCTGATCCCTGGCGGAACATATACAAGCACGCTCAATCATTGGATAAAGCAGAAAAACTTCTTAAAAAAAGATAA
- a CDS encoding dopamine beta hydroxylase-related protein, with the protein MEFPAGKYNDTLLVTGGLFRVSWSITEDTIFIGIKAKTTGWVAIALSPSLSKSQSDLMIGFVSDGQVNLVDSYDPGYSGDHPKDSVLGGKDDLQIISGSEANGVTTLEFKRLLNTGDPYDIAFVNGSNPFLYALGANDNTATEHSLVGFGDIKLTIVLTHS; encoded by the coding sequence ATGGAGTTCCCTGCTGGTAAATATAATGATACCTTACTAGTTACCGGTGGTCTGTTCAGAGTCAGTTGGAGCATCACCGAAGACACCATTTTTATCGGCATCAAAGCTAAAACAACCGGTTGGGTGGCCATAGCCCTATCGCCATCTCTCTCAAAGAGCCAATCGGATCTCATGATAGGTTTTGTCAGCGACGGACAGGTCAATCTGGTGGATTCATATGATCCAGGCTATTCCGGTGATCACCCTAAGGATTCAGTATTAGGCGGTAAGGATGATCTCCAGATTATATCCGGCAGTGAAGCAAATGGGGTCACCACTCTTGAGTTTAAGCGGTTGCTTAACACCGGTGACCCATACGACATAGCGTTCGTCAATGGTTCGAATCCATTCCTTTATGCCTTAGGAGCAAACGACAACACCGCTACCGAACATAGTTTGGTTGGTTTCGGTGATATTAAACTCACAATTGTTTTAACCCACTCATAA
- the pstS gene encoding phosphate ABC transporter PstS translates to MPLNKKWLAPLGVLVVVVLAVLAFSDPGDAGADNNSDPPLTTDSLSGTFIIRGNSLVAPLSRVWAAEYMSHHLGVTITVIEDNTSGLSVLDGTAAIYQAMPQPTPAEVEQAKTDGIEPYEIRIASDALSIIRYPTNPVELLTIAQVSAIYSGQIVNWKELGGNYAPIRVYAMPPRSEAYNFFVYKVLHMAGLPTEDHSIQFGANVIFLSTADEGLDLVTDDPNAIFFIPVATVTQEVTPTWIVRNIGDEPTKACLETTTAGIFPIYRPLFFYTDGTPTGVIKDFIDYCLSEEGQGKVMAGGYLRLFYP, encoded by the coding sequence ATGCCTCTGAACAAGAAATGGCTGGCACCGCTAGGAGTATTAGTTGTGGTAGTGTTGGCGGTCTTGGCATTCTCTGACCCCGGCGACGCGGGCGCTGATAACAATTCTGACCCGCCACTAACAACAGATAGTCTATCCGGAACCTTCATCATCCGTGGCAACAGTCTGGTGGCGCCTCTTTCAAGAGTTTGGGCGGCAGAATATATGAGCCACCATCTTGGAGTCACTATCACTGTTATTGAGGACAACACTTCAGGTTTATCTGTCCTTGATGGTACCGCCGCAATTTACCAGGCTATGCCTCAACCAACACCAGCAGAGGTAGAGCAAGCCAAAACTGATGGCATTGAACCATATGAAATCCGTATCGCTTCTGATGCCCTGTCCATCATTCGCTATCCAACAAACCCGGTTGAATTATTGACTATCGCCCAAGTTTCTGCGATCTATAGTGGGCAAATTGTTAATTGGAAAGAACTTGGCGGCAACTACGCCCCTATCCGGGTCTACGCCATGCCTCCAAGATCTGAAGCTTATAACTTTTTCGTGTACAAAGTGCTGCATATGGCCGGGCTTCCAACTGAGGACCATTCTATTCAGTTCGGCGCCAATGTGATCTTTCTATCAACCGCTGATGAAGGTCTTGATTTGGTCACCGATGACCCTAATGCTATCTTTTTCATTCCGGTTGCTACTGTCACCCAAGAAGTGACACCTACTTGGATTGTACGCAACATAGGTGATGAACCGACAAAAGCCTGTCTGGAAACCACTACCGCCGGGATTTTTCCGATCTACCGTCCGCTCTTTTTCTATACCGATGGTACTCCAACCGGTGTCATCAAAGACTTTATCGATTACTGCCTATCGGAAGAAGGCCAGGGTAAAGTCATGGCTGGAGGATATCTGAGGCTGTTTTACCCCTGA
- a CDS encoding reductive dehalogenase, with translation MAYLKMEESKFHSSISRRDFMKSLGLAGAGISGIMATTPAFHDLDELAAGANTHLYKKWWQQERDYEDLTTPIDWSIFKQYDTRKLYSMPGEIYKRQADERRQRQLDGINAPIPGSTLRDLALDEATYENYNKQYLGWQGNTLTSPPAYRGASGQWQGTPEENLQMMQAAAHLYGAPRLGAIEVNDHTKRLFDLGTTVWEDIDTGFQDSQGVYHIPTKCRWIVTWIVKQNYAQSLYSLRTNEGDPWRNKVFELGQVARNASYSHAPQIRWNITGFLHGLGYAALQPDTRANVPFGLFSGLAEQGRTAHSCSPDYGLAIRYIDWAITDLPLQPTKPIDAGVLEFCKSCKRCAEVCPSGALSLADDTSWDVAGEWNRGGFKGWHQHWQKCAEWGGPHDCSNCQLSCPFNHPPEAAIHELARATIGTTPVLNSFFANMDRTFGYARQRSPEELTGWWNRNLATWPYDELKGFGVKDW, from the coding sequence TTGGCATATCTTAAAATGGAAGAATCTAAATTTCACAGTTCTATCAGCCGCCGTGATTTCATGAAGAGTCTTGGTTTGGCTGGCGCGGGCATATCCGGAATAATGGCCACCACCCCAGCTTTCCATGACTTGGATGAACTAGCTGCCGGGGCGAATACTCACCTTTACAAGAAATGGTGGCAACAGGAGCGGGACTACGAAGACCTGACAACACCAATTGACTGGAGCATTTTCAAGCAATATGATACCCGCAAGCTGTATTCCATGCCCGGAGAAATTTATAAACGACAAGCTGACGAGCGCCGCCAGCGACAGCTTGATGGCATAAATGCCCCGATACCTGGCTCAACTTTACGGGACCTGGCACTTGATGAAGCCACCTATGAAAATTACAACAAACAGTACCTGGGTTGGCAAGGTAACACGCTCACTTCCCCACCAGCTTATAGGGGTGCCAGCGGTCAATGGCAGGGTACACCCGAGGAAAACCTCCAGATGATGCAGGCGGCCGCTCATTTATATGGAGCGCCCCGCCTTGGTGCGATAGAAGTTAACGACCATACAAAAAGATTATTTGATCTTGGGACGACTGTCTGGGAAGACATAGATACCGGTTTTCAGGACTCACAGGGCGTTTATCATATACCCACCAAATGTCGCTGGATAGTTACCTGGATTGTCAAACAAAATTACGCCCAGAGCCTTTATTCACTGCGGACAAACGAAGGTGACCCGTGGCGGAACAAGGTTTTTGAACTAGGGCAGGTTGCCCGCAATGCTTCCTATTCTCATGCTCCGCAGATACGTTGGAATATTACCGGTTTTCTGCATGGTCTGGGCTATGCTGCACTGCAACCGGACACTAGAGCAAATGTGCCGTTTGGTCTGTTTTCCGGCCTTGCTGAACAGGGACGAACTGCTCATTCATGTTCTCCGGATTACGGTCTTGCCATCCGTTACATCGACTGGGCGATTACCGACCTGCCCCTGCAACCGACCAAACCTATAGACGCCGGTGTCCTTGAATTTTGTAAATCTTGTAAACGCTGTGCCGAGGTTTGTCCTTCAGGGGCGTTATCTTTGGCCGATGACACCTCATGGGATGTAGCCGGTGAATGGAACCGCGGCGGCTTTAAAGGTTGGCACCAGCACTGGCAAAAATGCGCCGAATGGGGCGGGCCGCATGACTGTTCCAATTGCCAGTTGAGCTGCCCTTTCAACCACCCCCCGGAAGCTGCCATCCATGAACTAGCCAGGGCTACTATTGGCACCACCCCGGTGCTGAACAGCTTTTTCGCCAACATGGACCGAACCTTCGGGTATGCCCGTCAAAGAAGTCCTGAGGAATTGACTGGCTGGTGGAACCGCAATCTCGCCACTTGGCCTTATGACGAACTAAAGGGTTTTGGAGTTAAGGATTGGTAA
- a CDS encoding reductive dehalogenase has product MQKFHSTISRRDFMKFMAVATGGIGAAAAVTPVFHDVDELISTGATMQKRPWWVKEREEHNPTTEIDWDIMGRPNPTNTGQQTEMWAYYHGQARADAASSKGSEVDNASIAANDPGFSPRCLALKAAVTTSWSSYVSKSWVGASTSSTWTKGGGSVYKGVATPTERGEPKWNGTPEENTHMLNAYQKFVGAAVSGYGEFSTLDRTKLLCTNIKHNADKKFIIDDTVDTAYETSTALAVPGKNQMYHLVHWEHMSHELSRATPAMSGRFNSSDFVATSLKPSVFNFLRYFGYQMIGDGGDSNYPFVEVAVANLTGVCESSRQNLYGLTPELGPIGRIHSYITDMPVAPTYPIDAGQFKFCADCGKCARACPPKVISLDKGPSWDIPDINGKPNLMHHAGTKEYWSDGALCRLFRTEANGCNVCWGNCTFTTNKGAMVHEVIRGTIANVGIGPLNHFFFQMGELFNYGADSQKAEDWWDRSFPVLGMDTTVSSFDGGYKK; this is encoded by the coding sequence GTGCAAAAGTTTCACAGTACAATCAGTCGCAGGGATTTCATGAAGTTCATGGCTGTCGCCACCGGTGGCATCGGAGCCGCAGCTGCCGTTACCCCGGTGTTCCATGATGTTGATGAACTCATCTCCACCGGTGCCACCATGCAGAAACGCCCCTGGTGGGTTAAAGAGCGTGAAGAGCATAATCCCACCACCGAGATCGATTGGGACATCATGGGCCGTCCCAACCCGACCAACACCGGACAGCAGACCGAAATGTGGGCCTATTATCATGGCCAAGCCCGCGCCGATGCCGCTTCCTCCAAGGGTTCCGAGGTTGACAATGCCAGCATTGCTGCCAACGATCCTGGTTTCAGCCCCCGCTGTCTGGCCCTCAAAGCTGCAGTAACTACTTCTTGGTCTTCTTATGTCAGCAAGTCATGGGTCGGCGCCAGTACCAGTTCCACCTGGACCAAGGGCGGCGGTTCTGTTTATAAAGGTGTCGCCACACCCACCGAGCGTGGTGAGCCTAAATGGAACGGCACCCCTGAAGAAAATACCCATATGCTAAACGCCTACCAGAAGTTTGTCGGGGCCGCTGTCAGCGGCTACGGTGAGTTCAGCACCCTGGACCGCACAAAACTATTGTGTACAAATATCAAACACAACGCCGACAAGAAATTCATCATTGATGATACGGTTGATACCGCCTATGAGACTTCTACCGCTTTGGCAGTCCCAGGCAAAAACCAGATGTATCATCTGGTTCACTGGGAGCATATGTCTCATGAGTTATCCCGCGCCACCCCTGCTATGAGCGGCCGCTTCAACAGCTCTGACTTTGTAGCCACCTCGCTCAAACCGTCTGTCTTCAACTTCCTGCGCTACTTCGGTTATCAGATGATTGGTGATGGCGGCGACTCCAACTACCCCTTCGTCGAAGTCGCTGTGGCCAACCTCACCGGTGTCTGTGAAAGCTCCCGCCAGAATCTCTACGGTCTGACACCGGAACTCGGACCTATCGGCCGTATCCACTCCTACATCACCGATATGCCAGTTGCGCCGACCTATCCTATTGATGCCGGTCAGTTCAAGTTCTGCGCCGACTGCGGCAAATGCGCCCGCGCCTGTCCGCCTAAAGTTATTTCGCTGGACAAAGGACCGTCATGGGATATTCCGGACATCAACGGCAAACCTAACTTGATGCATCATGCTGGCACCAAGGAATACTGGAGCGACGGCGCCCTATGCCGCCTGTTCCGCACCGAGGCCAACGGCTGCAATGTGTGCTGGGGCAACTGTACTTTTACCACCAATAAGGGTGCCATGGTGCATGAAGTCATCCGTGGCACCATTGCCAATGTTGGCATCGGACCACTCAACCACTTCTTCTTCCAGATGGGCGAGTTGTTCAACTACGGTGCTGATTCACAGAAAGCTGAAGATTGGTGGGATCGTTCCTTCCCTGTTCTGGGTATGGACACCACTGTTTCTTCTTTCGACGGTGGTTACAAGAAATAG
- a CDS encoding radical SAM domain protein, with product MRILLSIPLRDGVYTKFPDELLSIAAVLEQHGHEVMLHDSNLGDRTAESFIDFNPSIVGFSVSTGCIADSIKKSVEFKKVFPGIKTAWGFRHPSALPEQTLIEKYVDYVIIGAGEYTLLELAEYIEKGIGRLADIKGLAWKSGGDIVINEPRPFLKNLDELPDPAWHLVDPKKYWDVSIITSRGCPYTCTFCADATFYKGNVTDLSAERIASQSERMHKEFGINYIMYTGDNFGINKPRLHEFCHIMIKKKLSLKWNCQISGNVTQEDAKLMSRAGCTAVILGAESGSQKILDLLTKGSVKEFEQTFWNLVKQRIIPTLFIQYGFPTETAADFKETLDFIKRLDNPPYLFMKFVPYPKTVLFDQCVDKKLVTVPSSLADWSGFQFYHATQANLSRIPDKLMDEAMANFRTTFATRRFRFMLRHNPGYFINAIKAPKEFWGSLSYLIKNYLNALMDAANGKESWLVRFRRALGMKDAKQKSSSVLAAKET from the coding sequence ATGAGGATCCTTTTAAGCATACCGTTGCGGGACGGTGTATACACTAAATTCCCGGATGAGCTTCTGTCCATTGCTGCCGTATTGGAACAGCATGGTCATGAGGTAATGTTGCATGACAGCAATCTGGGAGACCGGACAGCCGAATCTTTCATTGATTTTAACCCATCAATCGTAGGCTTTTCCGTATCCACGGGTTGCATTGCCGATTCAATCAAAAAATCAGTTGAATTCAAAAAGGTGTTCCCGGGCATCAAGACGGCATGGGGTTTCCGTCACCCCAGCGCACTGCCGGAACAGACGCTCATTGAAAAGTATGTGGATTATGTCATTATCGGCGCTGGGGAATATACGCTGCTTGAACTGGCCGAATATATTGAAAAAGGTATCGGTCGCCTAGCGGATATTAAAGGTCTGGCCTGGAAATCAGGCGGAGATATTGTCATCAACGAACCCCGCCCTTTCTTGAAAAATCTGGATGAACTACCTGACCCGGCTTGGCACCTAGTAGACCCCAAGAAATACTGGGATGTGTCTATTATCACCAGTCGGGGCTGCCCCTATACCTGCACCTTCTGCGCCGACGCCACTTTCTACAAAGGGAATGTCACCGATCTCTCTGCCGAGCGTATTGCTTCCCAATCGGAACGCATGCATAAGGAATTCGGTATCAATTACATCATGTATACCGGGGATAATTTTGGTATCAACAAACCACGGTTGCACGAATTCTGCCACATCATGATTAAAAAGAAACTCTCATTAAAATGGAATTGTCAGATTTCCGGCAATGTTACCCAAGAAGATGCCAAACTCATGTCCAGGGCGGGATGCACTGCTGTTATCCTAGGCGCTGAGAGCGGCAGCCAAAAGATACTAGATTTGCTCACCAAGGGCAGTGTCAAAGAGTTTGAACAAACCTTCTGGAATCTGGTTAAACAGCGCATCATCCCCACACTGTTCATCCAGTACGGGTTCCCAACAGAAACCGCCGCTGACTTCAAAGAGACCCTGGATTTCATCAAGCGATTAGACAACCCTCCATATCTGTTTATGAAATTTGTACCTTATCCCAAGACGGTACTTTTTGATCAATGCGTTGACAAAAAACTGGTAACCGTACCCAGTTCCTTGGCCGACTGGTCTGGTTTTCAGTTCTACCACGCCACGCAGGCCAATCTGTCTCGGATCCCGGATAAACTGATGGATGAAGCCATGGCCAATTTCCGGACTACCTTTGCTACCCGGCGCTTCCGTTTCATGCTGCGCCACAATCCTGGCTATTTTATCAATGCCATCAAAGCGCCGAAAGAGTTCTGGGGTTCACTATCCTACCTTATCAAGAACTATCTGAACGCCCTAATGGATGCCGCCAACGGCAAAGAATCCTGGTTGGTCAGATTTAGAAGAGCGTTAGGCATGAAAGATGCCAAACAGAAGTCATCGTCTGTGTTGGCAGCTAAAGAGACCTGA
- a CDS encoding DNA-binding response regulator LuxR family, with protein MDKIKVYLADNHEIFRVGLRAVLRDMPDIEVAGDSDLGPGLLDMIKKDNPDFVLLDVDLGRSDYFNNLDLIKVEFPGIKVVAMSGDERQIPVRDVLSRRIDGYIRKSCSGEFLCTTIQMIGLGGNVWQSDMLYCTLEEDKNPEAAKQSNLLTSVAAQISLRERQILTLLVKGETNKQIGKAMNLAQVTVKKTLQGLFVKLGVTNRTQAAMMATRYKLI; from the coding sequence ATGGATAAAATAAAAGTCTATTTAGCGGATAATCATGAAATTTTCCGGGTTGGTCTTCGTGCCGTTCTCAGAGATATGCCGGATATTGAAGTGGCTGGTGATTCTGACCTTGGCCCAGGGCTGTTAGATATGATAAAAAAAGATAACCCGGATTTCGTATTATTAGATGTGGACCTGGGACGTTCTGACTATTTTAATAATCTTGATCTTATTAAAGTCGAATTCCCGGGGATTAAAGTAGTGGCCATGTCTGGTGATGAAAGGCAGATACCTGTTAGAGATGTGCTATCCCGCCGTATTGATGGCTATATCAGGAAGAGTTGTTCGGGTGAATTCCTTTGTACTACCATTCAAATGATCGGCCTCGGCGGCAATGTGTGGCAATCGGATATGCTCTATTGCACGTTAGAAGAGGACAAAAACCCTGAAGCCGCTAAGCAATCTAATTTACTTACCAGTGTGGCCGCTCAAATCTCTTTGCGGGAACGGCAGATACTGACACTTTTGGTAAAAGGGGAGACCAACAAGCAGATAGGGAAGGCTATGAATCTGGCCCAGGTGACGGTGAAAAAAACGTTACAAGGTCTTTTTGTCAAACTGGGGGTAACCAACCGAACTCAGGCGGCTATGATGGCGACACGGTATAAATTGATTTAG
- the mmnA gene encoding tRNA-specific 2-thiouridylase MnmA codes for MVEKVLVALSGGVDSAVAAAMMQRQGCEVTGIMMTIYGGDETTAVATSHKHGCYGPGEAEDVADARSVAEKLGIKLLIFDLKAEYKDIILDHFKDEYKSGRTPNPCVYCNQRIKLGVLLEKARHSGIDFDYVVTGHYARVQYHSPTDRYRLLRGLDHDKDQSYFLSRLSQQQLQTVRFPLGELSKEEVRRLADKLDLPVAHKEESQNFIAGGYRQLVCGEAVPGPIIDEAGTILGSHPGVSFFTPGQRQGLGIASKEPLYVIRIDTGNNALVVGSRDALYRTNITAEDLNWIAIENLTSGMYVTARIRSAASPAPAAIEPSGPGQVRVIFKEPQMAPAPGQTVVFYDSDVVVGSGVISG; via the coding sequence ATGGTTGAAAAAGTGTTAGTTGCCCTGAGCGGCGGTGTGGATTCAGCAGTAGCTGCGGCTATGATGCAAAGGCAGGGCTGCGAAGTCACCGGCATTATGATGACCATATACGGTGGCGACGAGACCACAGCGGTAGCAACCAGTCATAAACACGGCTGTTATGGTCCAGGTGAAGCCGAGGACGTAGCAGACGCCCGGTCAGTGGCTGAAAAACTGGGCATCAAACTGCTAATTTTCGACCTCAAGGCAGAATATAAGGATATCATCCTTGACCATTTCAAAGACGAATATAAAAGCGGCCGAACACCCAACCCATGCGTATATTGCAACCAGCGTATCAAGTTGGGGGTGCTGCTTGAAAAAGCCCGCCATTCAGGCATAGATTTTGATTATGTAGTCACCGGTCATTACGCCAGAGTACAGTACCACTCACCGACCGACCGGTATCGGCTGCTGCGCGGCCTTGACCACGACAAAGACCAGTCATATTTCCTCTCCAGACTATCACAGCAGCAACTGCAAACAGTGCGCTTTCCACTGGGCGAACTGTCAAAGGAAGAGGTACGGCGGCTGGCAGACAAACTGGATTTACCGGTAGCTCATAAGGAAGAAAGTCAAAACTTCATCGCCGGAGGCTACCGCCAGTTAGTCTGCGGGGAAGCGGTACCCGGCCCAATAATTGATGAAGCAGGCACAATCCTTGGCAGTCATCCCGGAGTCTCATTTTTTACACCTGGTCAGCGTCAAGGCCTGGGCATAGCGTCAAAAGAGCCACTTTATGTCATCCGTATTGATACAGGCAATAACGCTTTGGTCGTCGGCAGCAGGGACGCGCTATACCGTACTAACATCACCGCCGAAGACTTGAACTGGATCGCCATAGAAAACCTGACCTCAGGCATGTACGTTACCGCCAGGATCCGATCCGCGGCTTCACCCGCGCCTGCCGCTATTGAACCAAGTGGTCCGGGACAGGTGAGAGTTATTTTTAAGGAACCCCAAATGGCGCCAGCACCGGGACAAACGGTGGTCTTTTATGATAGCGACGTTGTGGTGGGCAGCGGGGTTATCAGTGGATAG
- a CDS encoding [Ni/Fe] hydrogenase group 1 large subunit produces MAKIVIDPISRIEGHLKIEVVVENGVVKDAHSTGTLFRGFEIFLKGHNPTDAQHYTQRICGVCPTSHGMTAVLNLDSAFGVDDRIPDNGRIIRNLIQGANYIQSHILHFYHLAALDYVDVTAVADYSGNDPGLTKVQQFIGRALAANNTAMLGPFFPRYEGDYRLSKAINIKAVQDYVKALDMRRIAHEMSSIYSGRVPHSPALVAGGVTQGPTEDNIAAFRAKLKVLRDFTDNVYIPDVIAVAEAYSDHFDQGFGCGKFLSYGVFDLDGKEKDLTKRRRFMPAGAASGLDLATFDPKSITEDVKYGWFSSSSGYPGDTDTVDNPNKSGAYTWLKAPRYQGDVYEVGPLARVLVAYLAGDATANTLVDSTLAHFGAPATALFSTLGRHAARALECKMVADAMDKWLDELKLGEPFNVHTEIPDTAQGMGLWEAPRGALGHWISIKDKKIERYQCVVPSTWNCSPRDDKDQPGPLEQSLIGTKVRDEANPFEVVRIVRSYDPCLACAVHVISPKGTEKGRFRIC; encoded by the coding sequence ATGGCTAAAATTGTAATCGATCCAATTTCCCGAATCGAAGGTCATCTTAAGATTGAGGTGGTCGTCGAAAACGGCGTGGTCAAGGACGCTCATTCCACCGGTACGCTGTTCCGCGGCTTTGAGATATTCCTGAAAGGCCACAACCCCACTGACGCCCAACACTACACTCAGCGCATCTGCGGTGTCTGCCCCACCTCCCACGGCATGACTGCGGTCTTGAACCTGGACAGCGCCTTCGGAGTGGATGACAGGATCCCGGACAACGGCCGTATTATCCGCAATCTTATCCAAGGTGCCAACTATATCCAGTCCCACATCTTACACTTTTACCATCTGGCGGCGCTGGACTACGTGGATGTTACCGCTGTTGCCGACTATAGCGGCAATGACCCGGGTCTTACCAAGGTGCAACAGTTCATCGGCCGGGCGTTGGCGGCCAATAACACCGCCATGCTGGGGCCTTTTTTCCCACGTTATGAAGGTGATTACCGGCTGTCCAAAGCTATCAACATCAAAGCGGTACAGGATTATGTCAAAGCACTGGATATGCGCCGTATCGCCCACGAGATGAGTTCCATTTACTCAGGCCGCGTGCCTCATAGCCCGGCACTGGTAGCCGGCGGTGTAACACAGGGCCCTACCGAAGATAACATCGCTGCCTTCCGTGCCAAGCTCAAAGTGCTTCGTGATTTCACTGATAACGTCTATATCCCTGATGTCATCGCGGTGGCTGAAGCCTATTCCGATCATTTTGACCAGGGTTTTGGTTGTGGCAAATTCCTGTCCTATGGCGTCTTTGACCTGGACGGCAAGGAAAAAGACCTGACCAAGCGACGTCGCTTCATGCCGGCGGGCGCCGCCAGCGGTTTGGATCTAGCGACGTTCGATCCCAAGAGCATTACCGAAGATGTTAAGTATGGCTGGTTCTCCAGTTCCTCCGGGTATCCTGGCGATACCGACACCGTAGACAACCCCAATAAATCCGGCGCCTATACTTGGCTAAAAGCGCCACGCTACCAAGGTGACGTTTATGAGGTCGGCCCCCTGGCACGTGTCCTGGTGGCCTATTTAGCAGGCGATGCCACCGCCAATACATTGGTGGACAGCACACTGGCGCATTTCGGCGCACCGGCAACCGCCCTGTTCAGCACCCTCGGCCGCCATGCCGCCCGGGCGCTGGAATGCAAGATGGTAGCCGACGCCATGGATAAATGGCTGGACGAACTGAAATTAGGTGAGCCCTTCAATGTTCATACCGAAATCCCGGACACCGCCCAAGGCATGGGTCTTTGGGAAGCACCGCGTGGCGCGCTGGGTCACTGGATCAGCATCAAAGATAAAAAGATTGAGCGCTACCAATGCGTGGTGCCCTCGACTTGGAACTGTTCACCGAGAGACGATAAGGATCAACCAGGCCCATTGGAACAATCTCTGATAGGCACCAAGGTCAGGGATGAAGCCAATCCATTTGAAGTTGTCCGTATCGTCCGTTCGTACGACCCCTGCCTGGCCTGCGCCGTTCATGTAATCAGTCCCAAGGGTACTGAAAAGGGCCGTTTCCGTATCTGTTAA